From the genome of Oncorhynchus keta strain PuntledgeMale-10-30-2019 unplaced genomic scaffold, Oket_V2 Un_contig_2240_pilon_pilon, whole genome shotgun sequence, one region includes:
- the LOC127921408 gene encoding uncharacterized protein LOC127921408, with protein sequence VIVPLSGLYHLVSILLTRLYCPSAVGCITSSPIILTRLYCPSAVGCITSSPILLTRLYCPSAVGCITSSPILLTRLYCPSAVGCITSSPILLTRLYCPSAVGCITSSPILLTRLYCPSAVGCITSSPILLTRLYCPSAVGCIPSSPILLTRLYCPSAVGCITSSPILLTRLYCPSAVGCIPSSPILLTRLYCPSAVGCITSSPILLTRLYCPSAVGCITSSPILLTRLYCPSAVGCITSSPILLTRLYCPSAVGCITSSPILLTRLYCPSAVGCITSSPILLTRLYCPSAVGCITSSPILLTRLYCPSAVGCITSSPILLTRLYCPSAVGCICLLFF encoded by the exons GTTATAGTCCCTCTCAGTGGGCTGTATCACCTCGTCTCTATTCTTTTAACTAGGTTATATTGTCCCTCTGCAGTGGGCTGTATCACCTCTTCTCCTATTATTTTAACTAG GTTATATTGTCCCTCTGCAGTGGGCTGTATCACCTCTTCTCCTATTCTTTTAACTAGGTTATATTGTCCCTCTGCAGTGGGCTGTATCACCTCTTCTCCTATTCTTTTAACTAGGTTATATTGTCCCTCTGCAGTGGGCTGTATCACCTCTTCTCCTATTCTTTTAACTAGGTTATATTGTCCCTCTGCAGTGGGCTGTATCACCTCTTCTCCTATTCTTTTAACTAGGTTATATTGTCCCTCTGCAGTGGGCTGTATCACCTCGTCTCCTATTCTTTTAACTAG GTTATATTGTCCCTCTGCAGTGGGCTGTATCCCCTCTTCTCCTATTCTTTTAACTAGGTTATATTGTCCCTCTGCAGTGGGCTGTATCACCTCTTCTCCTATTCTTTTAACTAGGTTATATTGTCCCTCTGCAGTGGGCTGTATCCCCTCTTCTCCTATTCTTTTAACTAGGTTATATTGTCCCTCTGCAGTGGGCTGTATCACCTCTTCTCCTATTCTTTTAACTAGGTTATATTGTCCCTCTGCAGTGGGCTGTATCACCTCTTCTCCTATTCTTTTAACTAG GTTATATTGTCCCTCTGCAGTGGGCTGTATCACCTCTTCTCCTATTCTTTTAACTAG GTTATATTGTCCCTCTGCAGTGGGCTGTATCACCTCTTCTCCTATTCTTTTAACTAG GTTATATTGTCCCTCTGCAGTGGGCTGTATCACCTCGTCTCCTATTCTTTTAACTAG GTTATATTGTCCCTCTGCAGTGGGCTGTATCACCTCGTCTCCTATTCTTTTAACTAGGTTATATTGTCCCTCTGCAGTGGGCTGTATCACCTCTTCTCCTATTCTTTTAACTAGGTTATATTGTCCCTCTGCAGTGGGCTGTATCTGTCTCCTATTCTTTTAA